In one Bacillus sp. PK3_68 genomic region, the following are encoded:
- the opp3C gene encoding oligopeptide ABC transporter permease: MSTEQAERKVELQKDLFQPAEKQASQSETISRPSLNFWQDAWLRLKGNKGAIVGLILILLLAFMAVFGPSMNKYTYKEQNIAHAKLPPKVPALANIEWLPFDGKDKDGFDMYKAKNVEESYWFGTDELGRDLWTRTWYGTRISIYIGLLAAVIDFFIGIAYGGISGFYGGRVDNIMQRVIEILMGIPHLIVVILFILVFEPGIFSITMAMVITGWVSMARIVRGQFLKLKGQEFVLASRTLGASGNRLIWKHLMPNVMGPIIVTTMFTIPNAIFTEAFLSFIGLGIRPPEASLGSLVNDGFKSLQVYPHMLIIPSVIISLLILSFNLLADGLRDALDPKMRK, encoded by the coding sequence ATGAGCACAGAACAAGCAGAAAGAAAAGTTGAATTGCAAAAAGACCTTTTTCAGCCAGCGGAGAAGCAGGCTTCCCAATCAGAAACGATCAGTCGGCCAAGCTTGAATTTTTGGCAGGATGCCTGGCTACGATTAAAAGGAAATAAAGGAGCTATTGTTGGGTTAATTCTAATCTTGCTATTAGCCTTTATGGCAGTTTTTGGGCCATCTATGAATAAATATACGTATAAGGAACAAAACATTGCCCACGCAAAGTTGCCGCCGAAAGTTCCGGCACTTGCAAATATTGAATGGCTCCCGTTTGATGGAAAGGATAAAGATGGCTTTGATATGTACAAAGCTAAAAATGTAGAAGAATCCTATTGGTTTGGCACAGATGAGCTCGGCCGTGATCTTTGGACAAGAACATGGTATGGTACCCGTATTTCAATTTATATTGGACTATTGGCTGCTGTTATCGACTTTTTTATCGGTATTGCCTATGGAGGGATCTCCGGATTCTATGGTGGACGTGTAGATAACATCATGCAAAGGGTTATTGAAATTTTAATGGGGATTCCTCATTTAATCGTTGTTATTTTGTTCATTCTTGTATTTGAACCAGGAATTTTTTCTATTACGATGGCGATGGTTATTACGGGGTGGGTCAGCATGGCGAGGATTGTCCGTGGACAATTTTTGAAATTAAAAGGTCAGGAGTTTGTTCTTGCCTCACGCACGCTCGGAGCTTCGGGAAATCGGTTGATCTGGAAACATTTAATGCCTAACGTGATGGGACCAATTATCGTTACAACCATGTTTACGATTCCAAATGCTATTTTTACAGAGGCCTTCCTTAGCTTCATCGGCCTTGGTATTCGCCCACCGGAGGCTTCACTCGGTTCTCTCGTAAATGATGGATTCAAATCATTACAGGTGTATCCTCACATGTTGATTATTCCATCCGTTATTATTAGCTTGCTTATTCTGAGTTTTAACTTATTAGCTGATGGCTTGCGTGATGCGCTTGATCCAAAAATGCGGAAATAG
- a CDS encoding ATP-binding cassette domain-containing protein, whose protein sequence is MAEKLLEIKHLKQYFNEGKPNMVKAVDDVSFDIYRGETLGLVGESGCGKSTTGRTIIRLYDATGGQVLFNGKDVHGKKSKRDLKEFNRKMQMIFQDPYASLNPRMKVADIIAEGIDIHGLAKTKKERMDKVYSLLETVGLNREHANRYPHEFSGGQRQRLGIARALAVEPDFIIADEPISALDVSIQAQVVNLMQKLQKEKGLTYLFIAHDLSMVKYISDRIGVMYFGKLVELAPSNVLYEKPLHPYTQSLLSAIPLPDPDYERNRTRKTYDPAVHNYAAGEEVRMREIAPEHWVYCSEKEFKQYKANY, encoded by the coding sequence ATGGCTGAAAAGCTACTGGAGATAAAACATTTAAAGCAATACTTTAATGAAGGCAAACCGAATATGGTGAAAGCAGTAGATGATGTATCCTTCGATATTTACCGCGGAGAAACACTCGGATTAGTAGGGGAATCAGGATGCGGGAAGTCAACAACTGGGCGGACAATTATTCGCTTATATGATGCTACTGGGGGACAGGTATTATTTAATGGAAAAGATGTGCACGGCAAGAAGTCGAAAAGAGATTTAAAAGAATTCAACCGTAAGATGCAAATGATCTTCCAAGACCCTTATGCGTCACTTAACCCGCGTATGAAGGTAGCGGATATTATTGCAGAAGGAATCGATATTCATGGTTTGGCAAAAACAAAAAAAGAGAGAATGGATAAAGTATATAGTTTGCTGGAGACGGTCGGCTTGAACCGCGAGCATGCCAATCGCTACCCGCACGAGTTTTCTGGCGGCCAGCGCCAGCGTCTTGGGATTGCACGTGCCCTTGCGGTAGAGCCGGACTTTATCATTGCAGATGAGCCGATTTCAGCGCTGGACGTATCGATTCAAGCGCAAGTTGTGAACTTGATGCAGAAGCTGCAAAAAGAAAAAGGTTTGACGTACTTATTTATTGCACATGATCTGTCAATGGTAAAGTACATCAGTGATCGTATCGGTGTCATGTATTTTGGAAAGCTGGTGGAACTCGCACCAAGCAATGTGCTGTATGAAAAGCCGCTTCATCCGTACACACAGTCTCTGCTTTCAGCTATTCCACTTCCGGATCCGGACTATGAAAGAAATCGTACACGAAAAACATACGACCCAGCGGTTCATAATTATGCTGCCGGTGAAGAAGTAAGAATGAGAGAGATAGCACCGGAGCATTGGGTATACTGCTCTGAAAAAGAGTTTAAACAATACAAGGCAAATTATTAA
- the opp3b gene encoding oligopeptide ABC transporter permease — MAKFVFKRLIYMIITLLIIATLTFFLMKLLPGSPLKNQEKLSPAQQEIILDKYGLNDPLPVQYANYMTNLFKGDLGLSFQYDNRPVTKMIGERIGPSAYLGFQAVVFGTIVGIILGLIAAIRQNSILDYAATTIAVLGISIPSFVFAGLLQYYFAVKYPIFPVAAWEGFEYTILPTIALSVFVIATVARYMRSELLEVLSSDYIMLARAKGISSFNIMVKHALRNALIPIITLLGPLAVNIMTGSLVIENIFGIPGIGQQFVRSIMTNDFTVIMGVTLFYSVLFIVVVFIVDILYGVIDPRIRLSGGKK; from the coding sequence ATGGCAAAGTTTGTTTTTAAAAGGTTAATCTATATGATTATCACTTTATTAATTATTGCAACACTCACATTCTTCTTAATGAAGCTCCTGCCAGGATCGCCACTTAAAAACCAAGAAAAACTAAGTCCGGCTCAGCAAGAAATTATTCTTGATAAGTACGGATTAAATGACCCTCTTCCCGTTCAATACGCTAATTATATGACAAACTTATTTAAAGGAGACTTAGGTTTATCTTTTCAGTATGATAACCGCCCGGTTACAAAAATGATTGGTGAACGTATCGGCCCCTCCGCGTATTTAGGTTTTCAGGCTGTTGTGTTTGGAACAATTGTTGGGATTATTTTAGGATTAATTGCAGCAATCAGACAAAATAGCATCTTAGACTATGCGGCTACAACAATTGCTGTCTTAGGCATATCGATCCCATCCTTTGTATTTGCTGGATTATTGCAATATTATTTTGCAGTAAAATACCCGATTTTTCCAGTAGCTGCGTGGGAAGGATTTGAATATACAATACTTCCGACCATTGCTTTATCGGTATTCGTTATCGCTACGGTAGCCCGATACATGCGATCTGAACTACTGGAAGTGTTAAGTTCAGATTATATTATGCTGGCACGAGCAAAGGGAATTAGCTCTTTCAATATTATGGTGAAACATGCTTTGCGAAATGCCTTAATTCCTATTATTACGTTATTAGGACCTTTAGCAGTCAATATTATGACAGGTTCACTCGTTATTGAGAACATCTTTGGTATTCCCGGCATTGGTCAGCAGTTTGTCCGCTCAATTATGACCAATGATTTTACAGTCATTATGGGTGTAACTCTCTTTTATAGCGTGTTATTTATTGTCGTTGTCTTTATTGTTGACATTCTTTATGGTGTGATCGATCCACGTATTCGATTAAGTGGAGGGAAGAAATAA
- the spxA gene encoding transcriptional regulator SpxA, with protein MVTLYTSPSCTSCRKAKAWLEEHEIPYVERNIFSEPLSIEEIKEILRMTEDGTDEIISTRSKIFQKLNVDLEALPLQNLFELIQSNPGLLRRPIILDEKRLQVGYNEDEIRRFLPRKVRTFQLKEAQRLVN; from the coding sequence ATGGTTACTTTATATACTTCACCAAGTTGTACTTCCTGCCGCAAAGCAAAAGCATGGTTAGAAGAACACGAAATTCCATACGTTGAAAGAAATATTTTTTCCGAGCCTTTGAGCATCGAAGAAATTAAAGAGATATTACGAATGACAGAAGATGGCACGGATGAAATCATTTCCACACGCTCAAAGATCTTTCAAAAGTTAAATGTAGATCTTGAGGCGCTGCCTCTACAAAATTTATTCGAGCTGATCCAATCTAATCCAGGGCTGCTTCGCCGTCCGATTATTCTGGATGAGAAACGATTACAAGTAGGCTATAACGAGGATGAAATTCGCCGATTCTTGCCAAGAAAAGTGCGTACATTCCAATTGAAGGAAGCGCAACGGCTCGTCAACTAA
- a CDS encoding GNAT family N-acetyltransferase, which translates to MHWYEKLNQYFPIEEMKSREHIELLLEEQSDIYHKDEGPNHVLIYVEFDDFIFVDYLFVSKNARGQGLGHKLIDKLKAKGKAIILEVEPVNYEDTDSEKRLRFYAREGFNHASTIGYSRRSLATNEVNDMEILYWTSKDETEEKIYESMKKTYRLIHKYKDEELYGEPFDPVQEVLSRDETRDEDILKELT; encoded by the coding sequence ATGCATTGGTATGAAAAGCTAAATCAATATTTTCCGATTGAAGAAATGAAATCAAGAGAACACATCGAATTACTTTTAGAAGAGCAAAGCGATATTTATCATAAAGATGAAGGCCCTAATCATGTGCTTATTTATGTGGAATTCGATGATTTTATATTTGTTGATTATTTATTTGTATCAAAGAATGCCCGCGGACAGGGGCTTGGCCATAAGCTAATCGACAAGCTAAAAGCAAAAGGGAAAGCGATCATCCTAGAGGTGGAACCGGTTAACTACGAAGATACAGACAGTGAGAAGCGCTTGCGTTTTTATGCGAGAGAGGGATTCAATCATGCTTCAACCATCGGTTACTCCCGTCGTTCCCTCGCTACTAATGAAGTAAACGATATGGAAATTCTTTATTGGACATCAAAGGATGAAACAGAGGAAAAGATCTATGAAAGCATGAAAAAAACGTATCGGCTCATCCATAAGTATAAAGATGAAGAATTGTATGGAGAACCATTTGATCCTGTTCAAGAGGTTTTATCCAGGGATGAAACGAGAGACGAAGATATACTAAAGGAATTAACATAA
- a CDS encoding DUF3899 domain-containing protein — MKFFQRFLIISTCIIILSVVYALFSSVFFRSFLDFAFLSSLFSVTAGAFLFVLEGGFFNSIGHSFKLFRKSTKEGKYIAEFDDLDHTNSLYEEHSKKRSYQWTYPLLTGGGWIVLVTFVLALISSS, encoded by the coding sequence ATGAAATTTTTCCAAAGATTTCTTATTATCAGCACTTGTATTATTATTCTTTCCGTTGTATACGCGTTGTTTTCTTCTGTATTTTTTCGCAGCTTTTTAGATTTTGCTTTTTTATCTTCCCTTTTCAGTGTAACAGCAGGTGCCTTTCTGTTTGTTTTGGAAGGCGGCTTTTTTAATAGCATAGGCCATAGCTTTAAGCTGTTTCGTAAATCTACAAAAGAAGGAAAATATATTGCTGAGTTCGACGATCTTGATCATACGAATTCACTGTATGAAGAGCATTCAAAAAAGAGAAGTTACCAATGGACTTACCCACTTTTAACTGGTGGAGGCTGGATTGTGCTTGTGACTTTTGTACTTGCGCTCATCTCCTCATCTTGA
- a CDS encoding peptide ABC transporter substrate-binding protein produces the protein MKMKKKSYAIFLVLLLAMSTFLAACGGGGNDSKEKGGSGGEGSDKSDNVLNLTETQDIPSMDSALATDTVSFTTLNSTMEGLYRLGKDDEAVDGVADGEPQVSEDGKTWTFKLRDAKWSNGEPVTANDFVFAWRKALDPNTAAEYAYIMYDIKNAQAVNEGKMKPEELGVKAVNDKTLEVQLQNPVPYFKELLTFGTFLPQNEKYVKEQGDKYGLEADTTLYNGPFILDQWKHEDKFVLKKNPNYWDADTVKLNQINTKIVKDTQTDVNLFESGDADLIKLSSEFVDKYRENEGFFTVKESSVFFIRMNQTKSEWLKNVDARKAIAMGFDKKGITDVLLNNGSVVADFFVPEEFAKGPDGKDFRESAGKYLKTNTKEAKKHWEAAKKAIGQDTVTLELLNYDDDLSKKVGEYIKEELEKNLDGLTVNLKQQPFKQKLDLETKMDYQMSLGGWGADYLDPMTYLDMYVTGGAHNQQGFSNKEYDKLIQEGKTTLLLEPEKRWEALIKAEKILLEDEAAIAPMYQRSRAYLENPKLEGVLFHKVGPERSYKWAEFK, from the coding sequence ATGAAGATGAAAAAGAAAAGTTATGCAATCTTTCTCGTTCTTTTGCTGGCAATGAGCACGTTCTTAGCTGCTTGCGGCGGAGGCGGCAATGACAGCAAGGAGAAAGGTGGAAGCGGAGGGGAAGGCTCCGATAAGAGTGACAACGTTTTAAACTTAACAGAAACACAAGATATTCCTTCTATGGATTCTGCTTTAGCAACTGATACTGTTTCATTCACTACATTAAACAGCACAATGGAAGGTTTATACCGTTTGGGCAAGGATGATGAAGCGGTAGATGGAGTAGCTGACGGAGAGCCGCAAGTGAGTGAAGACGGCAAAACGTGGACATTCAAGCTCCGTGATGCTAAATGGTCTAATGGAGAGCCAGTAACTGCAAACGATTTCGTATTTGCTTGGAGAAAGGCTTTAGATCCTAATACTGCTGCTGAGTATGCGTACATTATGTATGATATTAAAAATGCTCAAGCAGTTAACGAAGGGAAAATGAAGCCTGAAGAATTAGGCGTTAAAGCAGTAAATGATAAAACATTAGAAGTACAATTGCAAAATCCGGTCCCATATTTTAAAGAATTGCTAACTTTTGGTACATTCTTGCCGCAAAATGAAAAGTATGTAAAAGAGCAAGGCGATAAATATGGCTTAGAAGCTGACACTACTTTGTACAATGGTCCATTTATTTTAGATCAGTGGAAGCATGAAGATAAATTTGTATTAAAGAAAAATCCTAACTATTGGGATGCTGATACCGTTAAGCTGAACCAAATCAATACAAAAATTGTTAAAGATACACAAACAGATGTCAACCTTTTTGAAAGCGGCGATGCTGATTTAATCAAGCTTTCTTCTGAGTTTGTAGACAAGTATAGAGAAAATGAAGGCTTCTTCACTGTTAAGGAATCTTCTGTTTTCTTCATCCGCATGAACCAAACAAAGAGTGAATGGTTGAAAAATGTAGATGCACGTAAAGCGATTGCTATGGGGTTTGATAAAAAAGGAATCACAGATGTACTATTGAACAACGGATCTGTTGTGGCAGACTTTTTCGTTCCTGAAGAATTTGCTAAAGGTCCAGACGGAAAAGACTTCCGCGAATCAGCCGGTAAATACTTAAAGACAAATACTAAAGAAGCGAAAAAGCATTGGGAAGCAGCAAAGAAAGCAATTGGACAAGATACGGTTACATTGGAATTGCTAAATTACGATGATGACTTATCTAAAAAAGTCGGCGAGTATATTAAAGAAGAGCTCGAAAAAAATCTTGATGGCTTGACTGTAAATCTTAAACAACAGCCATTTAAACAAAAACTTGATCTTGAAACTAAAATGGATTATCAAATGTCTCTTGGCGGTTGGGGAGCAGATTATCTAGATCCGATGACATACTTAGACATGTATGTAACTGGCGGAGCCCACAACCAACAAGGTTTCTCCAATAAAGAATATGACAAGTTAATCCAGGAAGGCAAAACTACTTTGCTTCTTGAGCCAGAAAAACGTTGGGAAGCTTTAATCAAGGCTGAGAAAATCTTATTAGAGGATGAAGCAGCTATTGCTCCAATGTATCAAAGGTCTCGTGCTTACTTGGAAAATCCGAAATTAGAGGGTGTGTTATTCCACAAAGTTGGACCAGAGCGCTCTTATAAATGGGCAGAGTTTAAGTAA
- a CDS encoding putative glycoside hydrolase yields the protein MERWKKIGTAVLLTGMLLLPGATGTAQEEVNFKERPIPSLNKEVPSKVARFQSRSDLHFTYPDAVRGIYVTGHSAGGARFDKLLKMVEATELNAMVIDIKDDHGNLTYKPKRDSPYEGISQPFIKDTRMLLEKMEEKQVYPIARVVVFKDTNLAKAKPEWSFTENGKVWSNGGGESFVNPFMKEVWDYNVGIAIEAAKMGFQEVQFDYVRFPEGFEKRDKQLIYNLGEYANSKEDAVHRRVQAVTDFVHYAREKLRPYGVKVSVDIFGYSATLPEAPGIGQNFSKIAENVDVISSMVYPSHWTSYFGIAKPDTEPYKLITEYVKVENKKLKELKTPPLSRPWLQDFTASWLGTGNYRPYGKAEVEAQIRALNENGINEFLLWNASNKYTQDVDYTPLKRKED from the coding sequence ATGGAGAGATGGAAAAAGATAGGAACGGCCGTTCTTCTAACTGGAATGCTTCTTCTTCCTGGAGCAACTGGCACAGCACAGGAAGAAGTGAATTTTAAAGAACGGCCCATACCATCCTTAAACAAAGAAGTTCCAAGCAAAGTGGCGCGCTTCCAAAGCAGGTCTGATTTGCACTTTACTTATCCGGATGCAGTTCGGGGGATTTATGTGACTGGTCACTCAGCAGGAGGGGCTCGGTTTGATAAGCTTCTCAAAATGGTGGAAGCAACGGAATTAAATGCAATGGTCATTGACATAAAGGACGATCATGGAAACCTTACATACAAACCGAAGCGTGACTCTCCATATGAAGGAATCAGCCAGCCGTTTATTAAAGATACGAGAATGCTGCTGGAGAAAATGGAGGAAAAGCAAGTATATCCGATTGCACGCGTGGTTGTTTTTAAGGATACTAACCTGGCAAAAGCCAAGCCGGAATGGTCTTTTACTGAAAATGGGAAGGTATGGTCAAATGGCGGTGGGGAATCTTTCGTCAATCCATTTATGAAAGAAGTATGGGACTACAACGTAGGCATAGCCATTGAGGCAGCAAAAATGGGTTTCCAAGAAGTGCAATTCGATTATGTTCGCTTTCCAGAGGGATTTGAGAAACGGGATAAGCAGCTCATTTACAATCTCGGTGAATATGCAAACTCAAAAGAAGATGCTGTTCATCGACGGGTACAGGCGGTAACAGACTTTGTTCATTATGCGCGAGAAAAACTAAGGCCTTATGGAGTAAAAGTGTCTGTCGATATTTTCGGTTATTCCGCTACGCTGCCGGAAGCTCCTGGAATTGGGCAAAACTTTTCAAAAATTGCCGAGAACGTGGATGTGATTTCTTCAATGGTCTACCCTAGTCATTGGACCTCTTATTTTGGGATTGCCAAACCCGACACGGAACCCTACAAATTAATTACAGAATATGTTAAGGTGGAGAACAAGAAGCTGAAGGAGTTGAAAACTCCACCGCTTTCGAGACCGTGGCTGCAAGACTTTACAGCTTCTTGGCTTGGAACCGGCAATTATCGTCCTTACGGCAAGGCTGAGGTAGAAGCACAAATTCGCGCGTTAAATGAAAATGGCATAAATGAATTTTTATTGTGGAATGCTAGCAATAAGTATACGCAGGATGTGGATTATACACCCTTAAAAAGAAAGGAAGATTAA
- a CDS encoding ABC transporter ATP-binding protein, translating into MERLLDVQNLHVSFDTHAGEVKAVRGVDFYLRKGETLAIVGESGSGKSVTTKALMRLIPNPPGRIKEGKMLFEGRDLVKISEKEMEKLRGKEISMIFQDPMTSLNPTMTVGKQVMEPLLKHQNMKKEAAKKRAVELLALVGLPNPEARMKQYPHQFSGGQRQRVVIAIALACNPKILIADEPTTALDVTIQAQILELMKDLQKKIETSIIFITHDLGVVANVADRVAVMYGGQIVETGTVDEVFYDPRHPYTWGLLSSMPSLDTDEGVALQAIPGTPPDLLNPPKGDAFALRSSYALKIDFEQEPPVYQVSPTHFVKSWLLHPNAPAVEPPLNVQQTQRPMLQNFDKPVLVGGGR; encoded by the coding sequence ATGGAAAGATTATTAGATGTTCAAAATTTACATGTCTCCTTCGACACGCATGCAGGAGAAGTAAAAGCTGTTCGCGGAGTTGATTTCTACTTGAGAAAAGGCGAAACACTAGCGATCGTAGGAGAATCTGGATCAGGGAAATCAGTCACAACCAAAGCTCTCATGCGCCTAATCCCCAATCCGCCCGGACGGATTAAAGAAGGGAAGATGCTATTTGAGGGAAGAGATTTAGTAAAAATCTCTGAAAAAGAGATGGAAAAGCTACGAGGAAAAGAGATTTCAATGATTTTCCAGGATCCTATGACCTCGCTTAATCCAACGATGACAGTAGGGAAACAAGTAATGGAGCCGCTTCTGAAACATCAAAATATGAAAAAAGAGGCAGCAAAAAAGCGTGCGGTGGAATTGTTGGCGCTTGTTGGACTTCCTAACCCAGAAGCGCGAATGAAGCAGTATCCCCATCAATTTTCGGGAGGGCAGCGTCAACGTGTCGTTATTGCTATTGCCCTTGCTTGTAATCCAAAGATTTTAATTGCCGATGAACCGACAACGGCTCTTGATGTGACGATTCAAGCTCAAATTTTAGAATTAATGAAGGATTTGCAGAAGAAGATTGAAACCTCCATCATTTTTATTACTCACGATCTTGGTGTTGTTGCCAATGTTGCTGACAGGGTAGCGGTTATGTATGGGGGCCAAATTGTTGAAACGGGGACAGTAGATGAAGTCTTTTATGACCCACGTCATCCATATACATGGGGCCTGCTGTCATCCATGCCGAGTTTAGATACGGATGAAGGCGTAGCGTTGCAGGCTATTCCGGGGACGCCTCCAGATTTGTTGAATCCGCCAAAAGGAGATGCATTCGCCTTGCGCAGCAGCTATGCGCTGAAAATTGATTTTGAACAGGAGCCGCCTGTATATCAAGTATCACCTACTCATTTTGTTAAATCGTGGCTGCTCCATCCAAATGCACCAGCCGTGGAGCCACCGTTGAATGTACAGCAAACGCAGCGGCCGATGCTGCAAAATTTTGATAAGCCTGTATTGGTTGGGGGAGGTCGCTGA